A genomic segment from Clostridium fungisolvens encodes:
- a CDS encoding PTS lactose/cellobiose transporter subunit IIA: MNMEEIIMGIIINAGDARAYAHEALEKANSGDFQGASSSIELADEAIGRAHDSQTSLLHKEAQGEKIEITALFVHSQDHLMTAITEKNLILQIIELRRQMQPLLEQAAKA; encoded by the coding sequence ATGAATATGGAAGAAATTATAATGGGTATTATCATCAACGCTGGTGATGCTAGAGCTTATGCTCATGAAGCACTAGAAAAAGCAAATAGTGGAGATTTTCAAGGAGCCTCTTCCTCGATAGAACTTGCAGACGAAGCAATAGGACGTGCTCATGATTCGCAAACTTCACTTTTACACAAAGAAGCTCAAGGAGAAAAGATTGAAATAACAGCATTATTTGTTCACAGTCAAGATCATTTAATGACTGCTATAACTGAAAAAAATCTTATACTTCAAATTATTGAGTTAAGAAGACAAATGCAACCATTACTTGAACAAGCAGCAAAAGCTTAA
- a CDS encoding 2-hydroxyacid dehydrogenase has protein sequence MKIVLLEPLGISKDTLSQLSSKLNEMGHQFVAFDTVEKDVEILKERAHGADILMIANNPLSGEVIRSVDTLKYIAVAFTGVDHVDKSACEERGIKVSNAKGYATEAVAELTIGMIISLLRNVKQCDEVVRTEGTKLGLVGTELNGKTVGIVGTGDIGIRTAQILKAFNCKLLGYSRTERAEGKELGINYVDLSTLLKNSDIVSLHVPLTEETTKLINKETLSLMKKEAILINMARGPVVDSNALAEALNSGTISGAGIDVFEVEPPVASSHPLFSSKNTLVTPHVAFATSESMVKRANIVFDNVYAWINGEEKNIVF, from the coding sequence ATGAAGATAGTGTTATTAGAACCGTTAGGCATAAGCAAAGATACCCTTTCTCAGCTGTCATCAAAGCTTAATGAGATGGGGCACCAGTTCGTAGCTTTTGATACGGTTGAAAAAGATGTTGAAATATTAAAAGAAAGAGCTCATGGTGCTGATATCCTAATGATTGCAAACAATCCACTAAGTGGCGAAGTTATAAGAAGTGTGGATACCCTTAAATATATAGCTGTAGCTTTCACTGGAGTTGATCATGTTGATAAATCAGCTTGTGAAGAAAGAGGCATAAAGGTATCAAACGCAAAAGGTTATGCAACTGAAGCTGTTGCAGAACTTACCATAGGAATGATAATCTCTCTACTTAGAAATGTTAAACAATGCGACGAGGTTGTCCGCACGGAAGGTACAAAACTTGGACTTGTAGGAACTGAATTAAACGGTAAAACTGTAGGAATAGTTGGTACTGGTGACATAGGAATAAGAACAGCACAAATCCTTAAAGCATTTAACTGTAAGCTTCTTGGATATAGTAGAACAGAAAGAGCTGAAGGCAAGGAACTCGGAATCAATTATGTAGATCTATCTACTTTATTAAAAAATAGTGACATAGTATCACTTCATGTTCCATTAACAGAAGAGACAACAAAGCTCATAAATAAAGAAACTTTATCGCTTATGAAAAAAGAGGCTATTCTCATAAACATGGCTAGAGGACCAGTTGTAGATAGCAACGCCCTTGCAGAAGCCTTAAATAGTGGAACTATTTCTGGAGCAGGGATAGATGTTTTCGAAGTTGAGCCTCCAGTTGCTTCATCTCATCCACTTTTCAGTTCAAAAAACACTCTAGTGACTCCACACGTAGCTTTCGCTACTAGTGAGTCTATGGTAAAAAGAGCTAACATAGTTTTTGATAATGTCTATGCATGGATAAACGGCGAAGAGAAGAATATAGTTTTCTAA
- a CDS encoding DUF2935 domain-containing protein, translated as MLTDREYIIHSLEFNLFFLRIAREHTIFLSASLPLKNLNTIKQANVFKRAYEDLLSRAILLSTNDQISNDLVNSGEFLTEYTLDAEKITSQLTGIPIETSITKQESIIFRSTLPRSRQDNIVAQISAINDEAIRLTTSVIAFQTKLLNDILSCKAFSYTYPLMLDHVTREAQFAVMTLRKLQMKDTIDTLNEIINFEINWTRIMDEHSKFIRGYLDPSETALFDTADGFSNDLDKLLASTLALEDSPEDLARVTRETINQVTKLRDFKNQGTEGILTCKIKSIIPPLLSDHVLREANYYLKLLKTFKTIK; from the coding sequence ATGCTCACTGATAGAGAATATATTATTCACTCTTTAGAATTTAACCTTTTCTTTTTGAGGATCGCAAGAGAACATACCATCTTCTTATCAGCTTCACTTCCCCTAAAAAATTTAAACACCATAAAACAAGCAAATGTCTTCAAAAGAGCATATGAAGATCTTCTTTCAAGAGCTATTTTACTTAGTACAAACGATCAGATTAGCAACGATTTAGTTAACTCTGGAGAGTTTCTTACAGAATATACCCTTGATGCTGAAAAAATCACCTCTCAGCTGACAGGAATACCTATCGAAACAAGTATTACTAAACAAGAAAGCATTATTTTTAGGTCCACTTTACCAAGATCAAGGCAAGATAATATAGTAGCACAGATATCTGCAATTAATGACGAGGCCATTCGCCTTACTACAAGTGTAATAGCATTTCAAACTAAGTTACTGAATGACATCTTAAGTTGTAAAGCTTTTAGCTACACTTATCCTTTAATGTTAGACCACGTTACAAGAGAAGCTCAATTCGCAGTTATGACTTTAAGGAAACTACAAATGAAGGATACAATAGATACACTTAATGAGATAATAAATTTTGAAATAAATTGGACTAGAATCATGGATGAGCATTCTAAATTCATAAGAGGTTATTTAGATCCTTCAGAGACAGCTTTATTTGATACTGCTGATGGATTCTCAAATGATTTAGATAAATTACTTGCTTCAACCTTAGCACTTGAAGATAGTCCAGAAGATTTAGCTAGAGTTACTAGAGAAACCATAAATCAAGTTACAAAACTAAGAGATTTTAAAAATCAAGGTACCGAGGGTATATTAACTTGTAAAATCAAATCTATTATTCCTCCTTTATTATCAGACCATGTACTTCGAGAAGCAAATTACTACCTTAAGCTCTTAAAGACCTTTAAAACAATAAAATAG
- a CDS encoding nitroreductase family protein — MIIDFYTAIKSRRSIYAISDDSTIPDERIAHMVEEAVKCAPTSFNSQSCRAVLLLDKHHTKLWEITKEALRKIVPEGNFAQTEEKIDSFSKGHGTILYFEDQAVVKGLQEQFALYKDNFPIWSEQSSGILQYIIWTALEIEGLGASLQHYNPLIDDEVKKTWSIPDEWKLIAQMPFGKPLHIPGEKSFMPIDERIKVFK; from the coding sequence ATGATAATTGATTTTTACACTGCTATTAAAAGCAGAAGGTCAATCTATGCAATTAGTGATGATTCTACAATACCAGATGAAAGAATTGCACATATGGTGGAGGAAGCGGTTAAATGCGCTCCTACTTCTTTTAATTCACAAAGTTGTAGAGCAGTATTGTTATTGGATAAACATCATACAAAGTTATGGGAGATTACCAAGGAAGCTTTAAGAAAGATAGTTCCTGAAGGAAATTTTGCACAAACAGAGGAAAAGATAGATTCTTTCAGTAAGGGTCACGGAACTATATTATATTTTGAAGATCAAGCTGTTGTGAAGGGATTACAAGAACAGTTTGCATTATATAAAGATAATTTTCCTATCTGGTCAGAGCAGTCTTCGGGGATCCTTCAGTATATAATTTGGACTGCACTAGAAATAGAAGGCCTAGGAGCTTCACTTCAACATTATAATCCTTTGATTGATGATGAAGTAAAAAAAACTTGGAGTATACCCGATGAATGGAAACTAATAGCACAGATGCCTTTTGGAAAACCACTACATATTCCCGGAGAAAAGAGTTTTATGCCAATAGATGAAAGAATTAAAGTTTTCAAATGA
- a CDS encoding ECF transporter S component, with amino-acid sequence MQDFKIDKVARAAFLLAIAIIFQFLGRNIPGINQFLVGPIVNAVLILATFICGARLGALVAVLTPILAWVVGQLATAMAPFIPFIVVGNLIYILIFSVLKNKKYGLYIGIILGSFIKFVFLSFSASNILKVIDIGIPKKILEKLAISMGVPQLITALAGGIIAIILIKLLYKRKAI; translated from the coding sequence ATGCAGGATTTCAAAATAGATAAGGTAGCTAGAGCAGCCTTTCTATTAGCAATAGCTATTATCTTTCAATTTTTAGGAAGAAACATACCAGGTATAAACCAATTTTTAGTTGGCCCTATTGTTAATGCTGTATTAATATTAGCAACATTTATATGTGGGGCTAGATTAGGAGCATTGGTTGCTGTACTTACTCCAATATTGGCCTGGGTAGTTGGTCAGCTTGCAACCGCTATGGCACCGTTCATACCATTTATAGTAGTTGGGAACTTAATTTATATATTAATATTTAGTGTTTTAAAAAATAAAAAATATGGATTATATATAGGAATCATACTAGGCTCATTTATAAAGTTTGTATTTTTATCTTTTTCAGCATCAAATATATTAAAAGTAATTGATATCGGTATACCTAAGAAGATATTAGAAAAACTAGCGATATCTATGGGAGTTCCTCAATTAATTACAGCCTTAGCTGGAGGAATAATAGCGATAATATTAATAAAATTGTTATATAAAAGAAAAGCAATATAA
- a CDS encoding patatin-like phospholipase family protein codes for MKDIGLVLEGGGLRGVYTAGILDFFLEKSLHFPYIIGVSAGACNAASYISKQFERNKRINIGYVRDHRYLSYRNMIKERSLFGIDFVYNRIPNELDPFDYDTFFSSEQKFVIGATDCVTGEPFYVEKNQCFKDNDEILKIIRASSSLPFVAPVVKYNDYNLLDGGISDPIPLKKSINDGNKKHVVILTRPDGYRKEAFKRKWVVDRVYSKYKGLSKAMVSRHDVYNKTLDLAGDMEKEGNVFILRPSEDLQVDRLEKRPEKLYRLYDLGYEDAKKNYERLKAWL; via the coding sequence ATGAAAGATATAGGATTAGTACTTGAAGGAGGCGGCTTAAGGGGAGTATATACAGCCGGTATACTAGATTTCTTCCTGGAAAAGTCTTTACACTTCCCATATATAATAGGGGTTTCAGCAGGCGCATGTAATGCAGCATCATATATTTCTAAACAATTTGAGAGAAACAAAAGAATTAATATAGGGTACGTGAGAGATCATAGATATTTAAGTTATAGAAATATGATAAAGGAGAGAAGTTTATTTGGAATAGATTTCGTGTATAATAGAATACCAAATGAATTAGATCCTTTCGATTACGATACTTTTTTCAGTTCAGAACAAAAATTTGTAATCGGAGCAACTGATTGCGTAACTGGAGAACCATTTTATGTGGAAAAAAATCAGTGTTTTAAAGACAATGATGAGATTCTAAAAATTATACGTGCATCTAGTAGCCTGCCATTTGTTGCACCAGTGGTTAAATACAATGATTATAATCTATTGGATGGAGGCATATCTGATCCAATACCATTAAAGAAATCTATCAATGATGGCAATAAAAAGCATGTGGTAATATTGACTAGGCCTGATGGATACAGAAAAGAAGCTTTCAAGAGGAAATGGGTTGTAGATAGAGTGTATTCTAAATACAAGGGTTTATCAAAGGCTATGGTAAGTAGACACGATGTTTATAATAAGACTTTAGATTTAGCTGGTGATATGGAGAAGGAAGGAAATGTATTCATATTAAGGCCAAGTGAGGATCTGCAAGTTGATAGATTAGAAAAAAGACCGGAAAAATTGTATAGACTTTATGACTTAGGTTATGAAGATGCAAAAAAGAATTATGAGAGATTGAAGGCATGGTTATAA
- a CDS encoding PTS sugar transporter subunit IIB: MYNIVLFCSAGMSTSLLVTKMEAAAKAKGIEAKINAYSEAQMAKYVPEADVVLLGPQIRFALARAKKICDEHNVPIDVIAPQDYGMMNGQKVLEKAIALIKK, translated from the coding sequence ATGTATAATATCGTTTTATTTTGTTCAGCAGGTATGTCAACAAGTTTATTAGTTACTAAAATGGAGGCAGCAGCAAAAGCTAAAGGTATAGAAGCTAAGATAAATGCATACTCTGAAGCTCAAATGGCTAAATATGTTCCAGAAGCTGATGTAGTTTTGTTAGGACCTCAAATAAGATTTGCTCTTGCAAGAGCTAAGAAAATATGCGATGAGCATAATGTTCCAATAGATGTAATAGCTCCTCAAGACTATGGTATGATGAATGGTCAAAAGGTTCTAGAAAAAGCAATAGCACTTATAAAGAAATAA
- a CDS encoding acyl-CoA thioesterase, with protein sequence MNISETKIKVRYVETDQMGIVHHSNYYAWFEVGRTEFIKESGISYSDMENNGIMMPLVESNCRYMVGAKYEDEVTIKTWVEELNGAKVVFSYEVIRDADNITLAKGKTVHAFVNKDFKIINLKKNNIDIWNKIQGLL encoded by the coding sequence ATGAATATAAGTGAAACAAAAATTAAGGTAAGATATGTAGAAACTGATCAGATGGGAATAGTTCACCACTCAAACTATTATGCGTGGTTTGAGGTTGGAAGAACAGAGTTTATAAAAGAATCAGGAATTAGCTATAGTGATATGGAGAATAACGGCATAATGATGCCTTTAGTAGAAAGTAACTGCAGATATATGGTTGGAGCTAAGTATGAAGATGAGGTTACAATTAAAACTTGGGTTGAAGAACTTAATGGTGCAAAAGTTGTATTCTCATATGAAGTAATAAGAGATGCAGATAATATTACATTAGCTAAAGGAAAAACAGTTCATGCATTTGTTAATAAGGACTTTAAAATAATCAATTTAAAAAAGAACAATATAGATATATGGAATAAGATACAAGGTTTATTATAA
- the alr gene encoding alanine racemase, which produces MMHPVWVEINLDNLEFNLNQIKNKIGNSEIISVIKANAYGHGALECAKLLSNIGINRFGVANMMEAIELRKDGINDSIMILGICTEDIIDEIIKYDIEATVSTYDFAKKLSEASVKNHKISSIHIKLDTGMGRIGFLQSDEDIKTVEAICNLENIKVESIFSHFASADSKDKSYTKEQLDIYNKEITEIKDNYNGKIKRNIANSAGIIDVPESCYDYVRPGIIQYGYYPSEDVMKESLDLKPVLTWKSRIVHLKTLDENKYIGYSQKFKTIRESKIATIPVGYADGYSRILSGKAKVIINGRLCPVVGNICMDQIMVDVTDLEDVQISDEVILLGRTENAKFDADDMAEIMGTINYEILCNIGRRVTRVYKRHGERTDVVNYVF; this is translated from the coding sequence ATGATGCATCCAGTTTGGGTAGAAATAAATCTTGATAATTTAGAATTCAACTTAAATCAGATAAAAAATAAGATAGGAAACAGTGAGATAATAAGCGTTATAAAAGCTAATGCCTATGGACATGGTGCTCTGGAATGTGCAAAGCTTTTATCAAACATAGGAATAAACAGGTTTGGTGTGGCTAATATGATGGAAGCTATTGAACTAAGAAAAGATGGCATCAATGATTCCATAATGATATTGGGCATATGTACAGAAGATATTATAGATGAAATAATAAAATATGATATTGAAGCTACTGTATCAACTTATGATTTTGCAAAAAAGTTGTCAGAAGCATCAGTAAAAAATCATAAAATAAGCAGTATTCATATAAAACTAGATACAGGTATGGGTAGGATAGGTTTTTTACAGAGTGATGAGGATATTAAAACTGTTGAAGCTATATGTAATTTAGAAAACATAAAAGTTGAAAGCATATTCTCTCACTTTGCATCAGCAGATAGTAAAGATAAGAGTTATACAAAAGAACAATTAGATATATACAATAAAGAGATTACAGAAATCAAAGATAATTACAATGGAAAAATCAAACGAAATATTGCAAACAGTGCAGGAATAATAGATGTTCCTGAGAGTTGCTATGATTATGTACGACCTGGAATAATCCAATATGGTTATTACCCTTCAGAAGATGTGATGAAAGAATCCCTAGATTTAAAGCCAGTATTAACATGGAAAAGCAGGATTGTACATTTAAAAACGCTAGATGAAAATAAATATATAGGATATAGTCAAAAGTTTAAAACTATAAGAGAAAGTAAAATAGCCACAATACCTGTAGGCTACGCAGATGGTTACTCGAGAATATTGTCTGGAAAAGCCAAGGTTATAATAAACGGAAGACTTTGTCCTGTTGTAGGAAACATTTGTATGGATCAGATTATGGTCGATGTCACTGACTTAGAAGATGTACAAATTTCGGACGAAGTAATACTTTTAGGTAGAACTGAAAATGCCAAGTTTGATGCAGATGATATGGCAGAAATAATGGGAACTATAAATTATGAAATTCTTTGTAATATAGGAAGAAGAGTTACAAGAGTATACAAAAGACACGGCGAAAGAACTGATGTTGTAAATTACGTATTTTGA
- a CDS encoding sigma 54-interacting transcriptional regulator, whose translation MKRIDLIYNKLLELSRPDGISASELSEILNISRANVSFDLNRLWEEGKVSKSSGRPVKYSISSKGQNHSNNETSLDRLLRKNESLAEPIEGAKAAILYPPKGMHCLILGETGVGKSMFADYMHEYATEMGVKKKDSPFIIFNCADYTNNPQLLNAQLFGVKKGAYTGAENDKEGLIEKANGGILFLDEVHRLPPEGQEAFFTFMDKGCFRRIGESDTRTADVLIISATTEDPSSVLLKTFTRRIPMTIKLPALRDRSAKERLELIRDFFEAERIRLDREIAASLNTMRALLSYDCPNNVGQLKADIQLLCAKAYSDFLTGKKREVKITSTDLPPHIKEGLYNEKGNRILWNETLGEKINFFKFSKGEDDIVKQHEEGSIYDIIDRKVQELRLKGVSNFDIETILENDITKYFKMYIRGAENAISRKNLINILGEDTLLLIDKMFYYATTTLGRNFDSNTFSALALHVNTLIERLNSNKTIINPQLNWIIKQYPKEFQVAKECVKILEDHLKINVPEDEAGFITLFWVLEKENREKDKVKVILIAHGESTATSMADVANKLLGEDYVVPINAPIEVSPLEVLGALRAYVKNDMNPMGYLILVDMGSLTTFGETIEKEYGMPVRVVALVSTLHVLEATRKARLGIGLEEIYKDVVSMNSYMFEHTYDRAVKEQAKKLAIVTACLTGEGTAIAMKSFLSHNLRYDKDLLEIVPLNFADKHLIKSKLKEIEQDKEIIFVVSSFPIDYDIKQFNIQDVISLRVINELQEKVDIKTTLIKMEDVISENIQGVDGKELYRDILDTLNRAKTILRMDLPESTIPGIILHIAFMVNRIMNGQSPSEYNEKEAFIEENITIYNAVKKSLEHLERKYLIEVSQDEICYIMNFFR comes from the coding sequence ATGAAAAGAATAGATCTGATTTATAATAAGTTGCTAGAACTTTCCCGTCCAGATGGTATAAGTGCTTCGGAGCTTTCAGAGATTTTAAATATATCTAGGGCTAATGTTAGCTTTGATTTAAATAGATTATGGGAAGAAGGTAAAGTTAGCAAATCAAGTGGAAGACCTGTTAAATACTCTATTTCTTCAAAAGGCCAAAATCATTCTAATAATGAAACTTCTTTAGATAGGTTGTTAAGAAAAAATGAAAGTTTGGCCGAACCTATAGAAGGTGCTAAGGCAGCTATCTTATATCCACCTAAAGGCATGCATTGCTTAATTTTAGGTGAAACTGGTGTAGGAAAATCAATGTTTGCAGACTACATGCATGAATATGCTACAGAAATGGGTGTTAAGAAGAAAGACTCTCCTTTTATAATATTCAACTGTGCAGATTATACTAACAATCCACAATTATTAAATGCTCAGCTTTTTGGAGTTAAAAAAGGTGCCTATACTGGAGCTGAAAATGATAAAGAGGGATTAATTGAAAAAGCAAACGGAGGGATATTATTTTTAGACGAAGTTCATAGATTACCTCCAGAAGGACAAGAAGCCTTTTTTACTTTCATGGACAAAGGTTGCTTTAGACGTATAGGTGAATCAGACACGAGAACAGCGGATGTGTTAATAATATCTGCAACCACAGAAGATCCATCTTCGGTTCTTCTTAAAACTTTCACCAGAAGAATTCCAATGACTATTAAGTTACCTGCTCTTAGAGATAGATCAGCAAAAGAAAGACTGGAGCTAATAAGAGACTTTTTCGAAGCAGAAAGAATAAGGTTAGATAGAGAAATCGCAGCTTCTTTAAATACCATGAGAGCCCTATTATCATATGATTGTCCGAATAATGTTGGACAATTAAAAGCTGACATACAGCTCTTATGTGCAAAAGCATATTCTGACTTCTTAACTGGTAAGAAAAGAGAGGTTAAAATAACAAGTACTGATCTTCCCCCTCATATAAAGGAAGGATTATATAATGAAAAAGGAAACAGAATCTTATGGAATGAAACACTAGGAGAAAAAATTAACTTTTTCAAGTTCTCAAAAGGTGAGGATGATATTGTAAAACAACATGAAGAAGGAAGTATTTATGATATTATCGATAGAAAAGTACAAGAACTAAGATTAAAAGGTGTTTCTAATTTTGACATAGAGACAATATTGGAAAATGATATAACAAAATACTTTAAGATGTATATAAGGGGTGCAGAAAATGCAATAAGCAGAAAAAATCTTATAAATATTTTAGGTGAAGATACACTATTACTTATTGATAAGATGTTCTATTATGCAACCACAACTTTAGGAAGAAATTTTGATTCAAATACTTTTTCAGCATTGGCACTACATGTTAATACTCTAATCGAAAGATTAAACAGCAACAAAACAATAATAAATCCGCAGCTAAATTGGATAATAAAACAGTATCCTAAAGAATTTCAGGTTGCTAAGGAATGTGTTAAGATTCTAGAAGATCATCTTAAAATCAATGTACCTGAGGATGAAGCTGGATTTATTACATTGTTCTGGGTTCTAGAGAAGGAAAATAGAGAGAAAGATAAGGTTAAAGTTATTTTAATAGCCCATGGAGAAAGTACTGCAACTTCCATGGCTGATGTAGCAAATAAACTTTTAGGTGAGGATTATGTAGTTCCTATAAATGCCCCTATAGAAGTAAGTCCATTAGAAGTTTTAGGCGCTCTGAGGGCATATGTAAAGAATGATATGAATCCGATGGGATACTTAATTCTAGTAGATATGGGATCATTAACTACCTTCGGAGAAACTATAGAAAAAGAATATGGTATGCCAGTAAGAGTTGTAGCATTAGTTTCTACACTTCATGTATTAGAGGCTACTAGAAAGGCTAGACTAGGTATAGGCCTAGAAGAAATATACAAAGATGTAGTATCAATGAATTCTTATATGTTTGAGCATACTTATGATAGGGCTGTTAAGGAACAGGCTAAAAAGCTTGCGATAGTAACCGCATGTCTTACTGGAGAAGGAACAGCAATAGCTATGAAAAGCTTCTTATCACACAATTTAAGGTATGACAAAGATTTGTTAGAGATAGTACCGCTAAATTTTGCTGATAAACACCTAATAAAGTCTAAGCTTAAGGAGATAGAACAAGATAAAGAAATAATATTCGTTGTATCGTCTTTCCCTATAGACTATGATATAAAACAGTTTAATATCCAAGACGTAATAAGTCTTAGAGTTATAAATGAATTACAAGAAAAAGTTGATATAAAAACAACACTTATAAAGATGGAAGATGTTATATCTGAAAATATACAAGGAGTAGATGGAAAAGAATTATATAGAGATATATTAGATACATTAAATAGGGCAAAAACTATTCTTAGAATGGATCTCCCCGAGTCTACTATACCTGGTATAATACTGCATATAGCATTTATGGTAAATAGGATAATGAATGGACAGAGTCCAAGCGAATATAACGAAAAAGAAGCCTTTATCGAAGAGAATATTACTATATATAATGCTGTGAAGAAATCTTTAGAGCATCTTGAGAGAAAGTACTTAATAGAAGTATCTCAAGATGAGATATGTTATATAATGAATTTTTTTAGATAA
- the celB gene encoding PTS cellobiose transporter subunit IIC, with amino-acid sequence MSKPMDLLEEKLMPVAAKISGNRYLLAIRDGFMLAMPLLIIGAMSLLVANFPIQGFLDLMASIFGANWKSFFTIPFDATMSIMTIFVVYGIANSLSLHYELEGISSGAIALVAFFILTPFATTFTPADSKTVYDITGVIPMEWLGSKGLFVGMFTAIFTTEIIRFVNVRGWVIKMPEGVPPTVSKAFSALIPAFMVIACFDVVRLLFTFTSYHTVHGFIYKILQAPLTSLGDSLGATLIANLFIGLFWVFGIHGANVVGSVMSPIWLSLSADNLTAFKAGGALPHVITQQFQEIYLQLGGSGSTLALCLTMIFLCKSEQCKKLGRLAILPGLFNINEPITFGLPVVLNPIMMIPFILTPMVLAVVCYIAISTGLVPRPSGVIIPWTTPAVFGGFLIAGVRGALLQIVELAVAFLCYYPFIRTVDKQYFQEEKSYNTAENASV; translated from the coding sequence ATGTCAAAACCTATGGACTTATTAGAAGAAAAGCTTATGCCCGTAGCTGCTAAAATCTCTGGTAACAGATATTTATTAGCAATCCGTGATGGTTTCATGCTTGCAATGCCATTACTGATCATCGGTGCAATGTCACTTTTAGTGGCAAACTTCCCAATTCAAGGATTCTTAGACTTAATGGCTAGTATCTTTGGAGCAAACTGGAAATCATTCTTTACAATACCTTTTGACGCAACAATGTCAATAATGACAATCTTTGTAGTATATGGTATAGCAAACAGCTTATCACTTCACTATGAATTAGAAGGAATTAGTAGTGGTGCTATAGCACTAGTAGCATTCTTTATACTTACACCATTTGCAACAACATTTACTCCTGCAGATTCAAAGACAGTTTATGATATAACTGGTGTTATACCAATGGAATGGCTTGGATCAAAAGGATTATTCGTTGGTATGTTTACAGCAATCTTCACTACTGAAATAATAAGATTTGTAAACGTTAGAGGATGGGTTATCAAGATGCCAGAAGGAGTTCCTCCAACTGTATCTAAAGCCTTCTCAGCACTTATCCCAGCTTTCATGGTAATAGCTTGCTTTGATGTTGTAAGACTTCTATTCACATTTACTTCATACCACACAGTACATGGATTCATCTACAAGATACTTCAAGCTCCATTAACTTCATTAGGAGATAGTTTAGGTGCAACACTTATTGCGAACCTATTCATAGGCTTATTCTGGGTATTTGGTATTCATGGTGCTAACGTTGTTGGTTCAGTTATGTCACCAATCTGGCTTTCATTATCAGCTGATAACTTAACAGCATTTAAGGCTGGCGGTGCATTACCACACGTTATTACTCAACAATTCCAAGAAATATACTTACAATTAGGTGGTTCTGGTTCTACATTAGCATTATGTTTAACTATGATCTTCTTATGTAAGTCTGAACAATGTAAGAAACTTGGTAGACTTGCTATACTTCCTGGTTTATTCAACATCAATGAACCTATAACATTCGGTCTTCCAGTAGTTCTTAACCCAATAATGATGATACCATTCATATTGACACCAATGGTTCTTGCAGTAGTTTGTTATATAGCAATCTCTACTGGATTAGTTCCAAGACCTTCAGGAGTTATAATTCCTTGGACAACTCCTGCAGTATTCGGTGGATTCTTAATAGCTGGTGTTAGAGGAGCATTACTACAAATAGTAGAATTAGCTGTAGCATTCCTTTGCTACTATCCATTCATCAGAACTGTTGATAAGCAATACTTCCAAGAAGAAAAATCTTACAATACAGCTGAAAATGCATCTGTATAA
- a CDS encoding GNAT family N-acetyltransferase, whose product MSKNIDTKIEGLNLRFAIKEDIDIILGFIRELAEYENMLEDVIATKEILNEWLFERKSAEVIIAEFMDEPIGFSLFFHNFSTFLGRSGIYLEDLYIKPQMRGKGFGKVMLAYLAKLAVERKCGRLEWSCLDWNEPSIKFYKGLGAKPMDEWTVYRVHDKSLQSLAQKF is encoded by the coding sequence ATGTCAAAAAACATTGATACTAAGATTGAGGGACTTAATCTTAGATTTGCCATAAAGGAAGATATAGATATTATTTTAGGTTTTATAAGGGAACTAGCTGAATATGAAAATATGCTTGAGGATGTTATTGCCACAAAAGAAATATTAAATGAGTGGCTTTTTGAGAGGAAATCTGCTGAAGTCATAATAGCTGAATTTATGGATGAGCCTATAGGTTTTTCATTATTCTTCCACAACTTTTCTACTTTCTTAGGTAGATCAGGTATTTATCTAGAAGATTTATATATAAAACCACAGATGAGAGGAAAAGGCTTTGGAAAAGTTATGCTAGCATACTTAGCAAAGCTTGCTGTCGAAAGAAAATGTGGAAGACTTGAATGGTCCTGCCTTGACTGGAACGAACCCTCAATTAAATTCTATAAGGGTCTAGGTGCAAAACCTATGGATGAATGGACCGTATATAGAGTTCATGACAAATCTCTTCAAAGTCTAGCTCAGAAATTTTAA